Part of the Nitrospirota bacterium genome is shown below.
GAACAAACAGCCTGTCAAGGATCGCCCGCATTTGCACCCCGAAGAATATCATGACAACGCCTGGTTTTTGGGAGCCTGTCCGGTTTGGGCTTCTTTCTCTTTCCTCTTTTTCCTCGACGAGCGCAGCAGGCGCATTGACGACAGAACGATCATGCCGAGGATCAAACCCGCCAGAACCGCGAGAAGGATGATGATGGCGAGCGATGCTTCGAAATGCCAGGACAGGAAGGAGACGGCCACTGGCGTTGCATTCTGCACGGAAAAAACGACAACGATGGCAACTACGAATATGACGAGACCGAGAACGATCATTGCTCCCCCCTTGGCAGCTTTTAAAATGGAAACAAATCTGGACCGCACAGAGACGATCTCCATGATCTCCCTGGTTGTTTATGTTCTTTTTTTATAGAACTATACGGGGTTATCGCGCCTGTCAGTGCGCTGATGATAATCAGCTGCCCTGTGCCTTTCTGGCGACTGTCCTTCATTCCTCCAGCCGGTAACCCAGCCGCTCGATGCTGTCCTTCGTGATCTTTGCCAGCTTCTCCTCTTCGATCGTGTTTTCATCGAACGTCACCGCGACCCTGCCTTGTTCGACGTCAATGGACTCGACCCCGTCCATTCCACCTATGAACCGGTGCAGCGCGAGAGAGCACTCGGCGCAGAGATTATTACGTATCGAGAACAGTGCTGTTTTCATCGAGGTTCCCCTCCTCCCCCGTTACCATCTCCCGGGGTATCTTGTCCGCCTCCTTGTATCTTTCTCTAATAATTTACCACAATATTACTGAATCAGGTTAGAAACGACACTGTTCCTTCGATGGCTAATCCCGAACCGGCCCCCCGTTATCCCTTCCGGAGGGGCCTTTCCATGTCCATTCCCTGATCTCCGGCATATCCTCTCCGTATCGGGTGATATACTCCCGGTGGTCGACCAGCTTGTCGCGGATCGTCTGCTTGGCATAGGCCGCAATGCGGGAGAGTCCGGGAACCCGGTCGACAGCATCTCCTGCGAGGTGAAAACGGTCCAGATCGTTTCGCACGACCATGTCGAAGGGCGTGGTCGTGGTCCCCTCCTCCTTATATCCCCGAACGTGCAGGTTTTTGTGGTTCGTCCTTCGATAGGTCAGGCGGTGGATAAGCCAGGGGTAGCCGTGGTAAGCGAAGATGATGGGTTTGTCGATCGTAAACAGCGCGTCAAAGTCCCTGTCCGACAGGCCGTGGGGATGCTCTTCATGGGGTTGAAGGGTCATGAGGTCGACCACGTTGACCACCCGGATCCTGAGCTTCGGCGCGTGGAAGCGGAGCAGTTCCACGGCGGCCAGGGTCTCGAGCGTGGGCACGTCACCGCAGCAGGCCATGACAACGTCCGGCTCATTGCCGCGGTCATTGCTCGCCCACTCCCAGATCCCGATGCCCGAAGTACAGTGCTTGACCGCGGATTCCATGTCGAGCCACTGCTGCTGGGGCTGTTTCCCGGCAACGATCACATTGATGTAGTTCCTGCTCCTCAGGCAGTGGTCCGTAACGGACAGGAGCGTATTCGCATCGGGAGGGAGGTACACGCGTATGATGTCCGCTTTCTTGTTCACCGCCATGTCGATGAACCCCGGGTCCTGGTGGCTGAACCCGTTGTGGTCCTGGCGCCAGACATGGGAGGTGAGAAGATAGTTCAGGGAAGAAATGGGCCTTCGCCACGGGATCTCGTTCCTCGTGACCTTCAGCCACTTGGCATGCTGGTTGAACATGGAGTCGACGACATGGATGAACGCCTCGTAACACGAGAAGAGGCCGTGGCGTCCGGTCAGGAGGTATCCTTCGAGCCAGCCCTGGCAGGTATGCTCGCTCAGTATCTCCATGACACGGCCGTCGGGGGCGAGGCTCTCGTCGTAGGGCAGCTTCTCCGCCATCCACGCCCGGTCCGTGGCCTCAAAAAGCGCGCCGAGGCGGTTGGAGGTCGTCTCGTCGGGCCCCATGACCCGGAAATTCCTGCTGTCCTTGTTCAGCTTCATGATGTCCCGCAGGAATGTGCCCATGATCCTGGTGGCCTCCGCAGTGACAAGGCCCGGCCCCGGGACATCCACAGCGTAGTCATGGAAGTCGGGCATGGTTAATTCCTGGAGCAGAAGACCGCCGTTCGCATGGGGGTTGGCGCCCATGCGGCGTGTCCCTTCGGGAGCGAGGTCGGCGAGCTCCGGGAGCAGCCTGCCGTCGGCGTCAAAAAGCTCTTCCGGCCTGTAGCTCTTCATCCATGTTTCGAGCAGTTTCACGTGTTCCGGTTTCGTCGCCATTTCAGCGAAAGGGACCTGATGCGACCGCCAGAACCCTTCCGTTTTTTTCCCGTCGACTTCTTTCGGACCCGTCCATCCCTTGGGCGTTCGCAGGATGATCATGGGCCATTGCGGACGCGCCGCTTTCCCGCTGTTGCGGGCCTCTTTTTGTATCGACCGGATCTCGGCGATCACCGTATCGAGTGTCTCGGCCATGCTTTGATGCATCGGTCCCGGGTCCGATCCTTCGACAAAATACGGTTTATAGCCGTAGCCTACGAACAGGTCCTCCAGCTCCTCACGGCTGATCCTCGCCAGTACGGCGGGGTTCGCGATCTTGTAGCCGTTCAAATGCAGGATGGGCAGCACGGCTCCGTCGGTAGCCGGGTTCAGGAACTTGTTGGAATGCCATGCCGCGGCGAGCGGCCCGGTCTCCGCCTCGCCGTCGCCCACCACGCAGGCCGCGATGAGCCCGGGGTTGTCGAAAACAGCGCCATGGGCGTGGGACAGCGAATAACCGAGTTCGCCTCCTTCATGGATGGAGCCCGGGGTCTCCGGGGCTGCGTGGCTCGGGATCCCGCCGGGGAACGAGAACTGCTTGAAGAGCTTTTGCATTCCCGCGCCATCACGAGTGATGTGGGGATAGAATTCGCTGTACGTTCCCTCCAGATAGGTGTTAGCCACCATGCCGGGTCCGCCATGACCGGGCCCACAGACGAAGATGACATTGAGATCACGTTCCCTGATCACGCGATTGAGGTGTACATAGATGAAATTGAGCCCCGGCGTCGTGCCCCAGTGCCCCAGGAGCCGCGGCTTGATGTGCTCCAGCTTCAACGGCTCCCTCAGCAGGGGATTGTCGTAGAGATAGATCTGGCCCACGGAAAGGTAGTTCGCCGCGCGCCAGTAGGCGTGCATCCTGTCCAGGAGCGCTTTCGGCGGCGATGATTGGGCAGAAGTTGGCTTCGGTGCCGGATCCTTCTTCATGCGTGCCTCCCCTCTATCGCGATGCAATGTGCGGTGTGCCGCGCGATCATCAGCTCTTCATTCGTCTTCATGACCCGGACCGTTACAAGGCCGTCTGCCCGGGAAATGACCGGGGCTTGTTCGCTGTTTCGCTCCGTATCAAGCCGGATGCCCAGGAAACCAAGGTCATTGCAGATGCGCTCACGAATCGAAGGAGCATTCTCCCCGATGCCTCCGGTGAAGACGAGCGTGTCGAGCCCGCCCAGCACTGCAGCGAGAGCACCGAGGAACTTTTTCGCCGTATAGCAGAAGAGCTCCACGGCCTCTGCGGCGCCCCGATTCGACGGCTCTGCCTTGAGCAGTTCAGCCATGTCAGCGCTCATTGCCGAAACGCCGTAGAGCCCCGACTCCCTGTTCACCATGCGGTTCAAAGCGGATGCGTCCATCCCCTTTTCCTTGAGCAGGTAAACGATCACGCCGGGGTCGAGGTCTCCGGAGCGGGTGCTCATGGCCAGGCCGCCCGCGGGAGTGAACCCCATGGTCGTGTCCGCGCTCTTCCCGTTCCTGAATGCCCCCATGCTTGCCCCGTTCCCCAGATGGGCGATGATCACTCTGCCGTCCGCCGCCTCCGCTCCAGAGATGTTCCCCAGCTCCTTCAGGATATACTCGTAGGACAGACCGTGGAAACCGTAGCGCACCACGCCGAGCCGCCGTACCTCCCCGGGCAGGGCATAACGCTGCGCAACGTCGGGCATGTTCCGGTGAAATGCGGTGTCGAAGCACGCGACCTGGTCCAGTTCGGGGTAGGAGCGCCCGAATGTCCTGATCGCGGCGATCTCCTGCGGCAGGTGATCGGGGGCAAGGGGAACGAGCGCATCAAGGGCCTCGAGCAGAGCGGCATCTACGCGGTGCGGCCTGACATAGGCGCTTCCGCCGTGCACGATCCTGTGCCCTATTGCCGATAACTTCTGGCCGGCCTCGTTGCCGACAAGCCAATCGATCGCTTCCCGGAGCGCCTCCCCATGGTCTCGCAGGTTGAGTGTCTTCTCGGTCATGGTCTTGCCGGCCGCATCCCTGATGCGGAACAGGCCCGTCGACAAACCGATGCCCTCGAGGCTTCCGGACAAGACCCGGGCTTCATTGCTTCCCATGCGGTACCGGGAGAACTTGATGCTTGAGGAACCGCTGTTGATCGTGAGTATGTCCATCGGGCCATGACCGGTCATGTCTGCATCGAGTTCTGCTGGCTCAGGCCTTCTGCTCCATCTCCGGCGCGTAGGTGCCGAGGCGCGCGAGGCCGTTCAGCCTGGCGCGCTGATAGAAAGTCTTCTGCGCGGCCGCCGCGTTCTCCTTTTTGCCGGCCCACGCATGCAGGGCGGTCTCCTGCAGGGCTCTCCCGTAGGAGAACGAAAGCTCCCAGGGTGAATTCGGGAAAAAGGCGTTCATGGCGTTCAGGTTGGCCGTTGCTTCCATGGGCCCCTGGCCGCCGGACAGGAAATTGATGCTCGGCACCGCCGCGGGCACCGTACGGCGGAGAACCTTGACCGTCGCCGCAGCAACGTGCTCGGGCCTTGCCTTGGGAGGATGCCCCTTGCCCGGCAGAACCATGTTCGGCTTGAGCACGGTATATTCCAGGATCACCCGGTGCCGGTGCAGGGCATGGAACACCGCGTGCAGCACCGCCTCGGTGACATCAAAGCAGCGCTCCAGGGTGTGGTCGCCGTCGATCAGCACCTCCGGCTCGACGATGGGAACAAAACCCTCCTCCTGGCAGACGGCTGCGTAGCGTGCCAGCATTTCCGCATTCACCTCGATGCCGAGCTGCGTGGGGTTCTGAGCGCCGATGGAATAGACCTCGCGCCACTTGGCAAAACGCGCCCCCTGGGCCTTGTATGTTCTGAGGCGCTCGGCCAGTCCGTCCAGGCCCTGGGTGACCTCGTCACCCGGAGCGTGGGCCAGGGGGATCTTCCCCTTGTCCACCTTGATGCCGGGCACGATGCCCTGGCGGGACAGCACCTCGGGCAGGGGCGCGCCGTCATCCGCAGCCTGGCCCAGGGTCTCCTCGAACAGGATGACGCCGCTGATGTATTCCGCGGCGCCGGGCGTGGTGAACAGAAGCGAGCGATAGGAGCGCCGGTTGGCCTCGGTGGATTCGACGCTGATGGCCTTGAACCTTTTGGCGATGGTCGGATCGCTCTCGTCGGCGGCAAGGATGCCCTTGCCTTTCTGCACCAGGTGCGAGATTGTTGACTGCAGTTCGTCTTCGTTATTCATGGCAATTCCTCCTTCTCTCGTATCGTGTACTGTTCATACTTAACCACAGAGTCACCAGAGAGGATTTGAATCCAAGGGATAATCGCATTCCTGGAAATAGTCTCACCCTCGGTGCACTCTCTTTAATAGCTCTTTACGCTCTTATACCGTTTCTCAAAATAATCGGTGAGAGCACAGAGCATGTCGGTAAAAAGCAGCCTTTTCGTGTGAGAATGAACCCGAACATTCCTCAAGACGCTCTGTGGTTTCATCTTTTATCAACTATTTTTCATAGAACTTTTGACAATATTTTGACAGTACCTTGCATCGTGTATCACCCCGTCCGTGCTCAGCCGGGGAACGCGGACAGGTCGAAGGTTGCGAGATCGCCGATCCGTTCAAGCGTGATCTGGGGACGCGGATAACGGGAAACGGTATCTGGATCGAGCGCATAGCGTCCCTGCCGGGGGAACACCGTTGTCAACCGGTCGCCCCAGACCCGCTTCATTGCCTCGAGTATGCGCAGCTTGTCATCGATCATGACGTAGTGCCGCGCGGGGTAGCGCCGTTCGACATCGGCAAGCATCTGCTCTTTGTGGACGTAGATCAGAACCCGGCCCTCGACAGCTTCCCACAGGCCTGACCGCTGCACCTTGCGCGGCTGAAACACCACGTCGCCGTCGGAGAGTATGACCGTTCTCCCCCGCGTCCGGACGTGTTCGATGGCCGCGATAGCGCCGGGGAACAGGCGGTCAACGAAGGGATAATCCATCAGAAAGGAGGACATCGTCAATAGCCGGGGATCGCAGAGGTCCTCGAGACGGTAGCGCTGCAGGGCGCCCAGATAGTCCGCGTAACCCAGCTCGGACCGCAGCTCTTCGAAGAGTGAGAAGTACCGGTCCCTGCTTGCGGCCCCGAACTCTCTTTCAAGGTGGACCCGCAGATCCTGTTCTACCCGGTCGTTGTCAAGCAGCGTATTATCGACATCGAACAGGAAGACGACCTCGTTCCGGGACATCATGACGTTGCCTCGCGACAGAATGCTTCAGAACGTTCTTTTCCTGAAGGCACTATCCGGTTACTTCCAGCACTCCCTCCATGCCCTTTGCCCGGTGGGTCCAGAAAAGGAACCGTTTGTCGCAGTAAAATTCGTACTTCCCGGCCTTTGTCGGCGTAAACTTGATTGTCTTCGGGTCGGTGCTGAGCTCCACCTTGAAATCGATCCCGGCCTCGGGCGCGTGGAGAACAATGTCATGCGGCACGAAACCCGATTCTTTCCGTATGATGATCTCCACCGGAACGTTCACCTTCACGATGATATCATTCGGCTTAAAAAAATAGCTGCCACCCAGCATTTCGACTTTCTGGCTGCCGCTGCTGTCGATAACGGCCTTGTAGACCACCCTTGTCTCATCACCCCATGCCCCTGACTGGACGAAGGCTGCCGCGAGAGCGATCAGCGTTGTTATTATAATGCTCTTCTTCATAACAATATTCCTCCTCATACTTAGGGTATCTCCCGGCAGGAGCACTGTCAAGACGTCCGGCCTTCATTTCAAGACAACCTTAGTAGCACAAGTTGAAATGAATGATCCAACGGGCCCACCCAATTAACTTTTCCTGAATGTAAGAGTCTAATATTTTGCTAGAATGATCTGTGTAGACAATGAGGTCATTTGCATATTCTTTATTTAGGAGGTCATCAATGAAGATTCAGAAGGGACGTGCAACAGTATTCGTTCAGGTTCTTTCCCTGGCCCTCGCGTTCGTGCTCGCAACAGCGCTGTCGGCAGCCGGCGTGGCGACGGCCAAGGAAAAGGCCATATCGCAGGAATCCGTAAAAATGCTCGGCAACCTGAGCAATGCCCTGTCGGAAGTCGCCGAGGCGGTCCGCCCGGCGGTCGTGAACATATCAACGACCTCGATCGAGACCATGGAGGACAACCCCTTCGGCGACATGTTCAACGATCCTTTTTTCAGGCACTTTTTCGGCGACCAGTTCGGGCACCCCGGGCAGAAGCGAAAATTCAAATCATCTGCCCTCGGCTCCGGCGTGATCGTATCGGAGAACGGCTATATCCTGACGAACAACCACGTGGTCAAGGGCGCGGAAGATATCAAGGTCATCCTCTATGACAAGCGTGAGTTCACCGGCAAGGTCGTCGGCACCGACCCGCGGACGGACCTTGCCGTCATCAAGATCAATGCGAAAGACCTGCCGACCCTTTCCTTCGGGGATTCGGCAAGGCTGAAGACTGGCGATGTCGTCCTGGCGATCGGCAACCCCTTCGGCCTGAACCAGACCATCACGATGGGCATCGTAAGCGCAGTCGGCCGGTCGAACATCGGGCTCGCCGATTTTGAGGACTTCATCCAGACCGATGCCGCCATCAATCCGGGCAACTCCGGAGGAGCGCTGGTGAACGGAAGTGGAGAACTTATCGGGATCAACACGGCGATCTTCTCGACCAGCGGCGGCTACATGGGGATCGGGTTCGCCATTCCCTCGGACATGGCCAAGACAGTCATGGACAGCATCATCAAGCACGGCAAGGTGGTTCGCGGCTGGCTCGGCGTGAGCATCCAGAACCTTACCCCTGAGCTCTCGAAGTCCCTGGGGATCAAGGAGACCGAGGGTGCCCTGATCTCGGGTGTAGAGAGCGGCAGC
Proteins encoded:
- a CDS encoding LapA family protein, coding for MIVLGLVIFVVAIVVVFSVQNATPVAVSFLSWHFEASLAIIILLAVLAGLILGMIVLSSMRLLRSSRKKRKEKEAQTGQAPKNQALS
- a CDS encoding class I fructose-bisphosphate aldolase; its protein translation is MNNEDELQSTISHLVQKGKGILAADESDPTIAKRFKAISVESTEANRRSYRSLLFTTPGAAEYISGVILFEETLGQAADDGAPLPEVLSRQGIVPGIKVDKGKIPLAHAPGDEVTQGLDGLAERLRTYKAQGARFAKWREVYSIGAQNPTQLGIEVNAEMLARYAAVCQEEGFVPIVEPEVLIDGDHTLERCFDVTEAVLHAVFHALHRHRVILEYTVLKPNMVLPGKGHPPKARPEHVAAATVKVLRRTVPAAVPSINFLSGGQGPMEATANLNAMNAFFPNSPWELSFSYGRALQETALHAWAGKKENAAAAQKTFYQRARLNGLARLGTYAPEMEQKA
- a CDS encoding heavy-metal-associated domain-containing protein — protein: MKTALFSIRNNLCAECSLALHRFIGGMDGVESIDVEQGRVAVTFDENTIEEEKLAKITKDSIERLGYRLEE
- a CDS encoding HAD family hydrolase yields the protein MMSRNEVVFLFDVDNTLLDNDRVEQDLRVHLEREFGAASRDRYFSLFEELRSELGYADYLGALQRYRLEDLCDPRLLTMSSFLMDYPFVDRLFPGAIAAIEHVRTRGRTVILSDGDVVFQPRKVQRSGLWEAVEGRVLIYVHKEQMLADVERRYPARHYVMIDDKLRILEAMKRVWGDRLTTVFPRQGRYALDPDTVSRYPRPQITLERIGDLATFDLSAFPG
- a CDS encoding phosphoketolase family protein, coding for MHAYWRAANYLSVGQIYLYDNPLLREPLKLEHIKPRLLGHWGTTPGLNFIYVHLNRVIRERDLNVIFVCGPGHGGPGMVANTYLEGTYSEFYPHITRDGAGMQKLFKQFSFPGGIPSHAAPETPGSIHEGGELGYSLSHAHGAVFDNPGLIAACVVGDGEAETGPLAAAWHSNKFLNPATDGAVLPILHLNGYKIANPAVLARISREELEDLFVGYGYKPYFVEGSDPGPMHQSMAETLDTVIAEIRSIQKEARNSGKAARPQWPMIILRTPKGWTGPKEVDGKKTEGFWRSHQVPFAEMATKPEHVKLLETWMKSYRPEELFDADGRLLPELADLAPEGTRRMGANPHANGGLLLQELTMPDFHDYAVDVPGPGLVTAEATRIMGTFLRDIMKLNKDSRNFRVMGPDETTSNRLGALFEATDRAWMAEKLPYDESLAPDGRVMEILSEHTCQGWLEGYLLTGRHGLFSCYEAFIHVVDSMFNQHAKWLKVTRNEIPWRRPISSLNYLLTSHVWRQDHNGFSHQDPGFIDMAVNKKADIIRVYLPPDANTLLSVTDHCLRSRNYINVIVAGKQPQQQWLDMESAVKHCTSGIGIWEWASNDRGNEPDVVMACCGDVPTLETLAAVELLRFHAPKLRIRVVNVVDLMTLQPHEEHPHGLSDRDFDALFTIDKPIIFAYHGYPWLIHRLTYRRTNHKNLHVRGYKEEGTTTTPFDMVVRNDLDRFHLAGDAVDRVPGLSRIAAYAKQTIRDKLVDHREYITRYGEDMPEIREWTWKGPSGRDNGGPVRD
- a CDS encoding cupredoxin domain-containing protein, with product MKKSIIITTLIALAAAFVQSGAWGDETRVVYKAVIDSSGSQKVEMLGGSYFFKPNDIIVKVNVPVEIIIRKESGFVPHDIVLHAPEAGIDFKVELSTDPKTIKFTPTKAGKYEFYCDKRFLFWTHRAKGMEGVLEVTG
- a CDS encoding acetate/propionate family kinase produces the protein MTGHGPMDILTINSGSSSIKFSRYRMGSNEARVLSGSLEGIGLSTGLFRIRDAAGKTMTEKTLNLRDHGEALREAIDWLVGNEAGQKLSAIGHRIVHGGSAYVRPHRVDAALLEALDALVPLAPDHLPQEIAAIRTFGRSYPELDQVACFDTAFHRNMPDVAQRYALPGEVRRLGVVRYGFHGLSYEYILKELGNISGAEAADGRVIIAHLGNGASMGAFRNGKSADTTMGFTPAGGLAMSTRSGDLDPGVIVYLLKEKGMDASALNRMVNRESGLYGVSAMSADMAELLKAEPSNRGAAEAVELFCYTAKKFLGALAAVLGGLDTLVFTGGIGENAPSIRERICNDLGFLGIRLDTERNSEQAPVISRADGLVTVRVMKTNEELMIARHTAHCIAIEGRHA
- a CDS encoding DegQ family serine endoprotease translates to MKIQKGRATVFVQVLSLALAFVLATALSAAGVATAKEKAISQESVKMLGNLSNALSEVAEAVRPAVVNISTTSIETMEDNPFGDMFNDPFFRHFFGDQFGHPGQKRKFKSSALGSGVIVSENGYILTNNHVVKGAEDIKVILYDKREFTGKVVGTDPRTDLAVIKINAKDLPTLSFGDSARLKTGDVVLAIGNPFGLNQTITMGIVSAVGRSNIGLADFEDFIQTDAAINPGNSGGALVNGSGELIGINTAIFSTSGGYMGIGFAIPSDMAKTVMDSIIKHGKVVRGWLGVSIQNLTPELSKSLGIKETEGALISGVESGSPADKAGLKRGDLIIAMDGKKVTDVTNLRNRVAAAAPGTKVDFRIIREGKELTLPVTLGEYKEKKIIKKTEYQNALRGVTVQELTPSLRDKLNLPEGQTGVVVTDVSADSPAQELLQANDVILEVNRKSIQSAQEYEEVVSKIGEKDTVLLLISREGGSIYLTIKP